One segment of Candidatus Schekmanbacteria bacterium DNA contains the following:
- a CDS encoding TrkA family potassium uptake protein: MRHIAVIGLSDFGYHAALQLMKNGCEVTVIDYNRTKIESIKDEVSHAIVADASNKEVLEGLELNKMDVVVLTIGSDLSKSILTTLYLKELGCKEIVVRVQNEAHGKVVSLIGAKQVLFPERDMGINVANSLSFPGVLDSLELATGYSVIELGAPKAFIGKSIKELDVRAKYNVQIIAIKEVVPERFNLIPPASFVIKDSDILILLGRDEDLDKLKKL; this comes from the coding sequence ATGAGACACATTGCAGTTATAGGATTGAGTGATTTTGGATATCATGCTGCGCTTCAGCTTATGAAGAATGGCTGTGAAGTGACAGTAATCGATTACAACAGGACTAAAATTGAAAGCATAAAGGATGAAGTATCTCATGCCATCGTTGCTGATGCCAGCAACAAAGAAGTCCTTGAAGGCCTTGAACTAAACAAGATGGATGTCGTCGTGCTGACAATTGGAAGTGATTTGAGCAAAAGCATCTTGACAACTCTTTACTTGAAGGAACTTGGCTGTAAAGAGATAGTCGTACGCGTGCAGAATGAAGCACATGGGAAAGTCGTCTCTCTAATTGGCGCAAAGCAGGTCCTATTCCCTGAAAGGGATATGGGAATCAATGTCGCCAACAGTTTAAGTTTTCCCGGAGTGCTTGACAGTTTGGAGCTTGCAACGGGTTATAGTGTGATTGAGCTTGGAGCTCCAAAAGCATTCATAGGCAAAAGTATAAAGGAGCTCGATGTAAGGGCTAAGTATAATGTGCAGATAATTGCCATCAAAGAAGTTGTCCCTGAAAGGTTTAATCTTATCCCTCCTGCATCCTTTGTTATTAAAGACAGCGATATTCTTATACTTCTTGGTAGAGATGAAGACCTTGATAAATTGAAAAAACTATAA
- a CDS encoding efflux RND transporter periplasmic adaptor subunit, translating into MKRKTLLFSLIIALAVLVGAYYFFKPPKEYNVEYITAPVTRGKIIQKVTATGTVNPKALVIIGSQVSGKVSEIYVDYNSRVKKGQLLAKIDPQLFQARVDQARYNLRLAKNNLEKNEVLLRDAELKLKRIKALNEAGFASDQELDSAQNAYDSALAQVEVSRAQVEQQKANLEEAETNLKYTNIISPVDGIIVSRNVDVGQTIVASLQTPTLFLAAKDLSVMQIETNVDEADIGRVKVGEDVEFTVDAYPDRVFNGKVSQIRISPQTVQNVVTYVVIIDVDNSDLILKPGMTANVNITTGVKDNVLRIPNAALRFMPREEKEKMRRNENYKKYISRGVWKLVSEREIKRVEVKTGISNSQYTELVEGEISEGDKLVIDAIYED; encoded by the coding sequence ATGAAAAGGAAAACGCTTTTGTTCAGTTTGATTATTGCCTTAGCAGTACTAGTAGGCGCTTATTATTTTTTTAAGCCGCCGAAGGAATACAATGTAGAGTATATTACGGCGCCTGTAACGCGTGGAAAAATCATCCAAAAAGTAACTGCAACAGGCACTGTGAATCCCAAAGCATTGGTAATAATTGGAAGTCAAGTGTCAGGAAAGGTTAGTGAAATTTATGTCGATTATAACAGCAGGGTCAAGAAGGGACAGCTTCTTGCAAAAATTGACCCACAGCTTTTTCAGGCGCGTGTTGATCAGGCAAGATACAATCTGCGGCTTGCAAAGAATAATCTTGAAAAAAACGAAGTGCTTTTGAGAGATGCTGAGCTCAAGCTCAAGAGGATAAAAGCCCTCAATGAAGCCGGTTTTGCATCAGATCAGGAACTCGATTCGGCACAAAATGCATATGATTCTGCCCTTGCCCAAGTTGAAGTTTCGCGTGCTCAAGTTGAACAGCAAAAAGCTAATCTTGAAGAAGCAGAAACAAACCTAAAATATACAAATATCATTTCACCAGTTGACGGAATAATCGTATCGAGAAATGTCGATGTGGGACAAACCATTGTGGCAAGCCTTCAAACTCCCACTCTTTTTCTTGCGGCAAAGGACCTTTCTGTTATGCAGATTGAAACAAATGTTGATGAGGCAGATATTGGGAGAGTCAAAGTTGGGGAAGATGTAGAGTTTACTGTTGATGCTTATCCAGACAGAGTCTTCAATGGTAAAGTATCGCAGATAAGGATTTCTCCTCAAACAGTGCAGAATGTAGTCACTTATGTAGTAATTATAGATGTTGATAATTCGGACTTGATTTTAAAACCCGGGATGACAGCGAATGTAAACATAACTACCGGTGTAAAAGATAATGTGTTGAGAATACCGAATGCCGCTTTGAGGTTTATGCCTCGTGAAGAAAAGGAAAAGATGAGACGAAATGAAAATTATAAGAAATATATTTCGAGAGGAGTTTGGAAACTTGTATCAGAAAGGGAAATAAAAAGGGTTGAAGTAAAGACAGGTATCAGCAACAGCCAATATACAGAGCTTGTAGAAGGCGAAATATCAGAAGGCGATAAACTGGTAATAGATGCCATCTATGAAGATTGA
- a CDS encoding ABC transporter ATP-binding protein — protein MFIEVKNLKKAYPVGDEYVWALNGIDLGVDKGEFVAILGASGSGKSTFMNILGCLDVPTEGKFYFEGKDTSRLSPNELAELRNKRIGFVFQGFNLLSRTTAVENVELPLIYSGISSKERRARALKALQDMGIEKRAFHFSNQLSGGQQQRVAIARALVNNPSLILADEPTGNLDTKTSREIMEIFTSLNKDKGITIVMVTHESDIAAYAQRRIVFSDGKIISDEGARVKEEGTVLWGDD, from the coding sequence ATGTTTATAGAGGTTAAGAATCTAAAAAAAGCATATCCTGTTGGCGACGAATATGTTTGGGCATTGAATGGAATAGATTTAGGAGTCGATAAGGGTGAATTTGTTGCGATTTTAGGAGCTTCCGGTTCTGGCAAATCCACTTTTATGAATATCCTTGGATGTCTGGATGTGCCAACAGAAGGCAAATTCTATTTTGAGGGAAAAGACACAAGTCGACTATCTCCCAATGAATTGGCAGAACTTAGAAACAAAAGAATCGGTTTTGTGTTTCAAGGTTTCAATTTGTTGAGCAGAACCACTGCAGTAGAAAATGTTGAACTCCCTTTGATTTATAGCGGAATTTCTTCAAAGGAAAGAAGAGCGCGGGCATTGAAAGCTCTTCAAGATATGGGAATAGAGAAAAGGGCTTTTCATTTTTCCAATCAACTTTCAGGAGGTCAACAACAAAGAGTTGCTATTGCAAGGGCATTAGTCAATAATCCATCGCTTATTCTTGCTGATGAGCCAACAGGAAATCTCGACACAAAAACAAGTAGAGAAATAATGGAAATATTTACATCTTTGAACAAAGATAAAGGAATAACTATCGTAATGGTGACGCATGAATCAGATATTGCCGCATATGCTCAAAGAAGGATTGTTTTTAGTGATGGAAAAATAATTTCAGATGAAGGAGCTCGGGTTAAAGAGGAAGGAACAGTTTTGTGGGGAGATGACTAA
- a CDS encoding FtsX-like permease family protein, producing the protein MDLWVNIKVALRALMVNKVRSFLTILGIIIGVCAVIAMIVIGNGAKAKLAESIESIGSNLLMVRPGSRTSGGTRMGMGTHLSLTLDDAIAIGEECSAVKMVAPIVRGTAQVVYGNENWNTIVMGTFPEIFAIREWEIDEGKFFTYADVEGATKRCVIGKTVADNLFFGENPVGKTIRINRVLFKVIGTLKMKGQSLMGQDQDDIIYIPLTTAQQRVFGSLLPGVINLIMVKAVSQNKVDDAEEQINNLLLQRHNIGKNKEPDFLVMNFAEMTGIATKAANISSILLGAIASISLLVGGIGIMNIMLVSVTERTREIGIRMAIGAKQRDILLQFLMESVVLSFIGGVIGTIFGIAISVGVSNYFDWPTIISPFAIILAFGFSAGVGIFFGFYPAKRASSLNPIDALRYE; encoded by the coding sequence ATGGATTTGTGGGTAAATATAAAGGTTGCTTTGAGAGCGTTGATGGTAAATAAAGTTCGCTCTTTTTTGACAATTCTTGGAATCATAATAGGTGTTTGTGCCGTCATCGCTATGATCGTAATAGGAAACGGTGCAAAAGCCAAACTTGCTGAATCCATTGAAAGCATAGGTTCAAATCTTTTGATGGTGCGGCCGGGATCGCGAACGAGCGGTGGCACAAGAATGGGAATGGGGACCCATCTTTCTTTGACTTTGGATGATGCCATTGCGATTGGTGAAGAATGTTCAGCTGTCAAGATGGTTGCGCCAATTGTAAGGGGAACGGCGCAGGTAGTTTATGGAAATGAAAATTGGAATACGATAGTAATGGGAACCTTCCCAGAAATCTTTGCCATTCGTGAATGGGAAATCGATGAAGGCAAGTTTTTCACTTATGCAGATGTGGAAGGAGCAACGAAAAGATGCGTCATCGGTAAAACTGTTGCTGATAATCTTTTTTTTGGCGAAAATCCTGTGGGCAAGACAATTAGAATAAATCGTGTCCTTTTTAAGGTTATAGGAACACTTAAAATGAAGGGACAATCCTTGATGGGGCAGGACCAAGATGACATAATCTATATTCCTTTGACTACGGCGCAACAGAGAGTTTTTGGCTCCTTACTGCCCGGGGTTATCAACTTGATAATGGTAAAAGCTGTATCGCAGAATAAAGTCGATGATGCAGAGGAACAGATCAATAATCTCTTGCTCCAAAGGCACAACATTGGGAAAAATAAAGAACCCGATTTCTTGGTGATGAACTTTGCTGAAATGACTGGCATTGCAACAAAAGCTGCGAATATATCATCGATTTTGTTAGGAGCTATTGCATCTATATCTTTGCTCGTTGGCGGTATCGGAATAATGAACATAATGCTTGTTTCAGTTACCGAGCGCACTCGTGAAATAGGAATAAGAATGGCAATAGGAGCTAAACAGCGCGATATACTTTTGCAATTTTTGATGGAATCTGTTGTACTTTCATTTATTGGCGGAGTAATAGGAACTATCTTTGGAATTGCAATTTCAGTGGGAGTATCCAACTATTTTGATTGGCCTACAATAATTTCTCCCTTTGCGATTATTCTTGCCTTTGGTTTTTCCGCAGGAGTGGGGATATTCTTTGGGTTTTACCCTGCAAAGCGGGCTTCGAGTCTGAATCCTATCGACGCCCTCCGATATGAGTAA